One Phoenix dactylifera cultivar Barhee BC4 chromosome 14, palm_55x_up_171113_PBpolish2nd_filt_p, whole genome shotgun sequence DNA window includes the following coding sequences:
- the LOC103714486 gene encoding endonuclease III homolog 1, chloroplastic isoform X1: MGNNNKKIKKNKERKQTKIPPFYFQVNPSSLQIQMPFSLAVLRVPLLSFSSPAKNLRMSRTRLSSRSLPSEAQNPNPELNPGSDGSDGIAGLGIRGYAGKKRVKRMIEINAENPEGEARDQKIDHLPDIEEFAYNKAKATKTSSKVKLASALPVGMDKRTDLSIVPKVEPPTNWEEVLEGIKKMRSSEEAPVDSKGCEKAGILLPPKERRFAVLVSSLLSSQTKDAVTHGAVQRLTEKGLLDADAIVKTDEASMASLIYPVGFYLRKAHYIKKVAEICLEKYDGDIPSSLDELLALPGIGPKMAHLVMNVGWNNVQGICVDTHVHRICNRLGWVSRPGTRKKTLTPEETRVSLQTWLPKDEWVLINPLLNRSCCSIFSDVKYEAGTSAFGWIRANNLHSSQTSVRNLWYKQIMPICFHGDGKPQFKS, encoded by the exons ATGggaaacaacaacaaaaaaataaaaaaaaataaagaaaggaaacaaacaaagatCCCTCCTTTTTACTTCCAAGTAAACCCATCTTCCCTCCAAATCCAAATGCCCTTCTCTCTCGCCGTCTTAAGGGTCCCTCTTCTCTCGTTCTCTTCTCCCGCGAAAAACCTGAGGATGTCTCGGACCAGGCTCTCTTCCCGATCTCTTCCATCAGAGGCCCAAAACCCTAACCCAGAGCTAAATCCAG GTTCTGATGGTTCTGATGGCATTGCTGGATTGGGGATTCGTGGTTATGCGGGAAAAAAGAGGGTCAAAAGGATGATCGAAATTAATGCGGAGAATCCAGaaggagaagctcgtgatcagAAA ATTGATCACTTGCCTGACATTgaagagtttgcatataataaggCCAAGGCAACTAAAACTTCAA GTAAGGTGAAGCTTGCATCTGCTCTTCCAGTTGGTATGGACAAGAGGACAGACCTTTCCATAGTACCAAAAG TGGAACCACCAACAAATTGGGAAGAAGTCCTTGAAGGGATTAAGAAAATGAGGTCCTCTGAGGAGGCCCCAGTAGACTCCAAGGGATGTGAAAAGGCGGGTATTCTTCTACCACCAAAG GAAAGAAGATTTGCAGTTTTGGTTTCTTCCCTTCTATCGAGCCAAACCAAGGATGCAGTTACACATG GTGCCGTGCAGCGTCTCACTGAGAAAGGCTTACTTGATGCTGATGCCATTGTTAAAACTGACGAAGCAAGCATGGCTAGTTTGATCTATCCG GTTGGATTTTACCTGAGAAAGGCTCATTACATAAAGAAAGTTGCTGAAATTTGTCTTGAAAAGTATGATGGAGACATCCCAAGTTCTTTAGATGAACTGTTAGCGCTTCCAGGCATAGGTCCGAAAATGGCACATCTG GTTATGAACGTCGGATGGAATAATGTTCAAGGGATTTGTGTCGATACTCATGTGCATCGAATTTGTAATCGCCTTGGATGGGTATCACGACCGGGAACAAGAAAG AAAACTTTGACTCCAGAAGAGACAAGAGTGTCTTTGCAAACATGGCTTCCGAAGGATGAATGGGTTCTGATCAATCCACTACTG AACCGATCGTGTTGTAGCATCTTTTCTGATGTGAAATATGAAGCAGGCACTTCAGCTTTCG GTTGGATTCGGGCAAACAATTTGCACTCCTCTCAGACCTCGGTGCGGAATCTGTGGTATAAACAAATTATGCCCATCTGCTTTCATGGAGACGGCAAGCCCCAGTTCAAAAGCTAA
- the LOC103714486 gene encoding endonuclease III homolog 1, chloroplastic isoform X2 gives MGNNNKKIKKNKERKQTKIPPFYFQVNPSSLQIQMPFSLAVLRVPLLSFSSPAKNLRMSRTRLSSRSLPSEAQNPNPELNPGSDGIAGLGIRGYAGKKRVKRMIEINAENPEGEARDQKIDHLPDIEEFAYNKAKATKTSSKVKLASALPVGMDKRTDLSIVPKVEPPTNWEEVLEGIKKMRSSEEAPVDSKGCEKAGILLPPKERRFAVLVSSLLSSQTKDAVTHGAVQRLTEKGLLDADAIVKTDEASMASLIYPVGFYLRKAHYIKKVAEICLEKYDGDIPSSLDELLALPGIGPKMAHLVMNVGWNNVQGICVDTHVHRICNRLGWVSRPGTRKKTLTPEETRVSLQTWLPKDEWVLINPLLNRSCCSIFSDVKYEAGTSAFGWIRANNLHSSQTSVRNLWYKQIMPICFHGDGKPQFKS, from the exons ATGggaaacaacaacaaaaaaataaaaaaaaataaagaaaggaaacaaacaaagatCCCTCCTTTTTACTTCCAAGTAAACCCATCTTCCCTCCAAATCCAAATGCCCTTCTCTCTCGCCGTCTTAAGGGTCCCTCTTCTCTCGTTCTCTTCTCCCGCGAAAAACCTGAGGATGTCTCGGACCAGGCTCTCTTCCCGATCTCTTCCATCAGAGGCCCAAAACCCTAACCCAGAGCTAAATCCAG GTTCTGATGGCATTGCTGGATTGGGGATTCGTGGTTATGCGGGAAAAAAGAGGGTCAAAAGGATGATCGAAATTAATGCGGAGAATCCAGaaggagaagctcgtgatcagAAA ATTGATCACTTGCCTGACATTgaagagtttgcatataataaggCCAAGGCAACTAAAACTTCAA GTAAGGTGAAGCTTGCATCTGCTCTTCCAGTTGGTATGGACAAGAGGACAGACCTTTCCATAGTACCAAAAG TGGAACCACCAACAAATTGGGAAGAAGTCCTTGAAGGGATTAAGAAAATGAGGTCCTCTGAGGAGGCCCCAGTAGACTCCAAGGGATGTGAAAAGGCGGGTATTCTTCTACCACCAAAG GAAAGAAGATTTGCAGTTTTGGTTTCTTCCCTTCTATCGAGCCAAACCAAGGATGCAGTTACACATG GTGCCGTGCAGCGTCTCACTGAGAAAGGCTTACTTGATGCTGATGCCATTGTTAAAACTGACGAAGCAAGCATGGCTAGTTTGATCTATCCG GTTGGATTTTACCTGAGAAAGGCTCATTACATAAAGAAAGTTGCTGAAATTTGTCTTGAAAAGTATGATGGAGACATCCCAAGTTCTTTAGATGAACTGTTAGCGCTTCCAGGCATAGGTCCGAAAATGGCACATCTG GTTATGAACGTCGGATGGAATAATGTTCAAGGGATTTGTGTCGATACTCATGTGCATCGAATTTGTAATCGCCTTGGATGGGTATCACGACCGGGAACAAGAAAG AAAACTTTGACTCCAGAAGAGACAAGAGTGTCTTTGCAAACATGGCTTCCGAAGGATGAATGGGTTCTGATCAATCCACTACTG AACCGATCGTGTTGTAGCATCTTTTCTGATGTGAAATATGAAGCAGGCACTTCAGCTTTCG GTTGGATTCGGGCAAACAATTTGCACTCCTCTCAGACCTCGGTGCGGAATCTGTGGTATAAACAAATTATGCCCATCTGCTTTCATGGAGACGGCAAGCCCCAGTTCAAAAGCTAA
- the LOC103714486 gene encoding endonuclease III homolog 1, chloroplastic isoform X3, whose amino-acid sequence MPFSLAVLRVPLLSFSSPAKNLRMSRTRLSSRSLPSEAQNPNPELNPGSDGSDGIAGLGIRGYAGKKRVKRMIEINAENPEGEARDQKIDHLPDIEEFAYNKAKATKTSSKVKLASALPVGMDKRTDLSIVPKVEPPTNWEEVLEGIKKMRSSEEAPVDSKGCEKAGILLPPKERRFAVLVSSLLSSQTKDAVTHGAVQRLTEKGLLDADAIVKTDEASMASLIYPVGFYLRKAHYIKKVAEICLEKYDGDIPSSLDELLALPGIGPKMAHLVMNVGWNNVQGICVDTHVHRICNRLGWVSRPGTRKKTLTPEETRVSLQTWLPKDEWVLINPLLVGFGQTICTPLRPRCGICGINKLCPSAFMETASPSSKAKKSSPIKRS is encoded by the exons ATGCCCTTCTCTCTCGCCGTCTTAAGGGTCCCTCTTCTCTCGTTCTCTTCTCCCGCGAAAAACCTGAGGATGTCTCGGACCAGGCTCTCTTCCCGATCTCTTCCATCAGAGGCCCAAAACCCTAACCCAGAGCTAAATCCAG GTTCTGATGGTTCTGATGGCATTGCTGGATTGGGGATTCGTGGTTATGCGGGAAAAAAGAGGGTCAAAAGGATGATCGAAATTAATGCGGAGAATCCAGaaggagaagctcgtgatcagAAA ATTGATCACTTGCCTGACATTgaagagtttgcatataataaggCCAAGGCAACTAAAACTTCAA GTAAGGTGAAGCTTGCATCTGCTCTTCCAGTTGGTATGGACAAGAGGACAGACCTTTCCATAGTACCAAAAG TGGAACCACCAACAAATTGGGAAGAAGTCCTTGAAGGGATTAAGAAAATGAGGTCCTCTGAGGAGGCCCCAGTAGACTCCAAGGGATGTGAAAAGGCGGGTATTCTTCTACCACCAAAG GAAAGAAGATTTGCAGTTTTGGTTTCTTCCCTTCTATCGAGCCAAACCAAGGATGCAGTTACACATG GTGCCGTGCAGCGTCTCACTGAGAAAGGCTTACTTGATGCTGATGCCATTGTTAAAACTGACGAAGCAAGCATGGCTAGTTTGATCTATCCG GTTGGATTTTACCTGAGAAAGGCTCATTACATAAAGAAAGTTGCTGAAATTTGTCTTGAAAAGTATGATGGAGACATCCCAAGTTCTTTAGATGAACTGTTAGCGCTTCCAGGCATAGGTCCGAAAATGGCACATCTG GTTATGAACGTCGGATGGAATAATGTTCAAGGGATTTGTGTCGATACTCATGTGCATCGAATTTGTAATCGCCTTGGATGGGTATCACGACCGGGAACAAGAAAG AAAACTTTGACTCCAGAAGAGACAAGAGTGTCTTTGCAAACATGGCTTCCGAAGGATGAATGGGTTCTGATCAATCCACTACTG GTTGGATTCGGGCAAACAATTTGCACTCCTCTCAGACCTCGGTGCGGAATCTGTGGTATAAACAAATTATGCCCATCTGCTTTCATGGAGACGGCAAGCCCCAGTTCAAAAGCTAAGAAATCAAGCCCAATTAAAAGATCTTAA